The Streptomyces achromogenes genome window below encodes:
- a CDS encoding PucR family transcriptional regulator — protein sequence MTGREVPDEYLDGYVQILTEVCATGRRFTRDELESLRTRGERAAEAGFGLRAVLRRHLAVARDHWPELSAAAGDRALAAVEQAIDAFAEGHERAQLLAVRQEEAVRREFIDDLLYGRSDLGRLSERAERFGLLLSRAHAVAVAQGGKPVEETDPATRQVESAVVGRFGERRILLTTKDGRLICIAPGDQDDVLAFFAKQAYAATEGGKVAIGRPHPGAGGVVHSYEEALNALDLADRLQIHEPVLRAADLLVYPVLTRDRQAMVDLVGSTLGPLLSARGGARPLVETLTAYFDSGCVAAEAARRLNLSVRAFTYRLERIHKLTGADPGDPVHRYTLQTAVIGARLLGWPDDEV from the coding sequence GTGACAGGGCGGGAGGTTCCCGACGAGTATCTGGACGGGTATGTCCAGATACTGACCGAGGTGTGCGCAACGGGTCGCCGCTTCACCAGGGACGAGTTGGAGTCCCTGAGGACCCGGGGGGAACGCGCCGCCGAGGCCGGCTTCGGCCTGCGGGCCGTCCTTCGCCGGCATTTGGCCGTGGCCCGCGACCACTGGCCCGAGCTCTCCGCCGCGGCGGGTGATCGAGCGCTGGCCGCCGTCGAGCAGGCGATCGACGCCTTCGCCGAGGGGCACGAACGGGCGCAGCTGCTCGCCGTGCGGCAGGAGGAGGCGGTGCGGCGCGAGTTCATCGACGACCTGCTTTACGGTCGCAGCGACCTGGGCCGCCTGTCCGAACGGGCCGAACGCTTCGGGCTGCTCCTCTCGCGCGCCCATGCCGTCGCCGTCGCGCAGGGGGGCAAGCCGGTCGAGGAGACCGACCCGGCCACCCGACAGGTGGAGAGCGCTGTGGTCGGCCGGTTCGGCGAGCGACGCATTCTGCTCACCACCAAGGACGGCAGGCTGATCTGTATCGCGCCTGGGGACCAGGACGACGTGCTGGCGTTCTTCGCCAAGCAGGCGTACGCGGCCACCGAGGGCGGCAAGGTCGCCATCGGACGTCCCCACCCCGGTGCCGGGGGCGTCGTCCACTCCTACGAAGAGGCGCTCAACGCCCTCGACCTGGCAGACCGGCTGCAGATCCACGAGCCGGTGCTGCGCGCGGCCGACCTCCTCGTCTACCCGGTCCTGACCCGCGACCGACAGGCCATGGTCGACCTCGTCGGCAGCACCCTCGGCCCGCTGCTGAGCGCACGAGGCGGCGCCCGGCCGCTCGTCGAGACACTGACGGCGTACTTCGACTCCGGCTGTGTGGCTGCCGAGGCGGCCCGACGTCTGAACCTGAGCGTGCGGGCCTTCACCTACCGCCTGGAGCGCATCCACAAGCTCACAGGTGCCGACCCCGGCGATCCCGTCCACCGCTACACCCTGCAGACCGCGGTGATCGGAGCCCGGCTCCTCGGGTGGCCCGACGACGAGGTGTGA
- the nhaA gene encoding Na+/H+ antiporter NhaA — MTDAPQSRSLFLGLLPLPERQAVARALRTETVGGLILLAAAVVALLWANSPFSGAYEQIRDVHFGIPALGLDLSVGHWTADGLLSVFFLVAGIELKRELVVGELRSPATAVLPVIAALCGMAVPAALYAATAGLGGGSMNGWAVPMATDIAFALAVLAVISTHLPAALRAFLLTLAVVDDLGAILVIAVFFTADLNPYALAGALAGLIVFYLLQRLRVTGWWWYLPLGITIWALMYNGGVHATVAGVAMGMLLRTTRDEGESASPGERTGHLLHPLSAGIAVPLFALFAAGVTVSTGALGEVFASPEPLGVVVGLVLGKTVGIFAGTYLAARFTRARLNPDLAWADVLALASLAGIGFTVALLVGELAFPQAALGEHVKAAVLIASLASALLAALLLRRRNRIYRHLCEEENTDGDADGIPDIYQPAAPTPVGSNRSDGAAS; from the coding sequence ATGACCGATGCCCCGCAGTCCCGATCGCTGTTCCTCGGTCTGCTCCCGCTCCCAGAGCGGCAGGCCGTCGCCCGTGCTCTGCGGACGGAAACGGTGGGCGGCCTGATCCTGCTGGCCGCCGCGGTCGTAGCCCTGCTGTGGGCCAACAGCCCTTTCAGCGGTGCCTATGAACAGATACGCGACGTCCATTTCGGGATCCCGGCCCTCGGGCTGGACCTGTCGGTGGGCCACTGGACCGCGGACGGACTGCTGAGCGTGTTCTTCCTAGTCGCGGGGATCGAGCTGAAACGCGAACTCGTGGTCGGCGAGCTGCGAAGCCCGGCAACAGCCGTGCTGCCTGTCATCGCAGCCCTGTGCGGCATGGCGGTCCCCGCCGCCCTCTACGCCGCCACCGCCGGCCTCGGCGGCGGCAGCATGAACGGGTGGGCGGTGCCGATGGCCACGGACATCGCCTTCGCCCTCGCCGTTCTGGCGGTCATCTCCACCCACTTGCCCGCGGCGCTGCGTGCGTTCCTGCTCACCCTTGCCGTGGTCGACGACCTCGGCGCGATCCTGGTGATCGCCGTCTTCTTCACCGCCGATCTCAACCCGTACGCGCTGGCCGGGGCCCTCGCCGGTCTCATCGTCTTCTACCTGCTCCAGCGGCTGAGGGTGACCGGCTGGTGGTGGTACCTCCCTCTCGGGATCACGATCTGGGCGCTGATGTACAACGGCGGCGTCCACGCCACCGTCGCCGGCGTCGCCATGGGCATGCTCCTGCGCACCACCCGCGACGAGGGCGAGAGTGCATCACCTGGCGAGCGCACCGGGCACCTGCTGCATCCCCTGTCCGCCGGCATCGCGGTCCCGCTGTTCGCGCTGTTCGCCGCCGGTGTCACCGTCTCCACGGGCGCCCTGGGGGAGGTGTTCGCCAGCCCGGAGCCGCTCGGCGTGGTCGTGGGCCTGGTGCTCGGCAAGACGGTGGGGATCTTCGCGGGCACCTACCTCGCGGCCCGCTTCACCCGCGCCCGGCTCAACCCGGACCTGGCCTGGGCCGACGTGCTCGCCCTCGCCAGCCTGGCAGGCATCGGGTTCACGGTCGCCCTGCTCGTCGGTGAACTCGCCTTCCCGCAGGCCGCGCTGGGCGAGCACGTCAAAGCCGCTGTCCTCATCGCCTCGTTGGCCTCCGCCCTCCTGGCCGCGCTCCTCCTGCGCCGCCGTAACCGGATCTACCGGCACCTGTGCGAGGAGGAGAACACCGACGGGGACGCCGACGGTATCCCCGACATCTACCAGCCAGCCGCTCCAACACCCGTTGGCTCGAACAGGTCTGACGGGGCGGCCAGCTGA
- a CDS encoding cation:proton antiporter, which yields MVLVVVFGVALLIAVLLSGLAARTVLSTSFLFLVGGALVSDGFLGLIHITPDSEIVSVTADLALFAVLFTDGMHVSFPKLRANWRNPARALGLGMPLAFVGMALITHCLVGLDWTTSFLVGAVLAPTDPVFASAIVGRKEVPAKLRQLLNVESGINDGLALPVVLVLIAAAGPTSGHAEASLGKIALELVLGLAFGVVLPFVVIELVRFRLLGAEPKLQPLLPLAIGVILYAACHLTHANPYLAAFSAGAVLTARSLEAKESFEPLGEALAELAKFAALLVFGALLTPQLFGDLSFGGYVAVALAIVLIRPASLLLSLIGTRFDRREKLVAAWFGPKGFASVVYGLLVLQAGIPQGEEAFTLIAVCIAFSIIAHSSTDVPIARMFDVEDLVGVPDGDEAPRPAEEAGRVGA from the coding sequence ATGGTGCTCGTTGTGGTCTTCGGGGTGGCGCTGCTCATCGCGGTGCTGCTGTCAGGGCTGGCCGCCCGGACCGTTCTGTCCACGTCCTTTCTCTTTCTGGTCGGCGGCGCGCTCGTCAGCGACGGTTTCCTGGGGCTGATCCACATCACGCCGGACAGCGAGATCGTGTCCGTGACGGCCGATCTGGCGCTGTTCGCGGTGCTGTTCACCGACGGCATGCACGTCTCCTTTCCCAAGCTGCGCGCCAACTGGCGAAACCCGGCCCGCGCGCTCGGGCTCGGCATGCCGCTCGCGTTCGTCGGCATGGCGCTGATCACGCATTGCCTGGTGGGCCTGGACTGGACGACGTCGTTCCTGGTGGGTGCCGTGCTGGCACCGACCGACCCAGTGTTCGCCTCGGCGATCGTCGGGCGCAAGGAGGTCCCGGCGAAGCTGCGGCAGCTGCTGAACGTGGAGAGCGGCATCAACGACGGGCTCGCTCTGCCGGTCGTGCTCGTCCTGATCGCCGCGGCCGGGCCGACCTCCGGGCACGCCGAGGCGTCGCTGGGGAAGATCGCGCTCGAGCTGGTCCTCGGGCTGGCGTTCGGTGTCGTCCTGCCGTTCGTGGTGATCGAGCTCGTCCGGTTTAGGCTGCTGGGCGCCGAGCCCAAGCTGCAGCCGCTGCTGCCGCTGGCGATCGGCGTGATCCTGTACGCGGCCTGCCACCTGACACACGCCAACCCCTACCTCGCCGCATTCTCCGCAGGCGCGGTGCTCACCGCGCGGTCCCTGGAGGCCAAGGAATCGTTCGAACCGCTCGGCGAGGCGCTGGCGGAGCTGGCCAAGTTCGCGGCGCTGCTGGTGTTCGGCGCGCTGCTGACGCCTCAGTTGTTCGGGGACCTGTCCTTCGGCGGCTACGTCGCCGTGGCCCTGGCGATCGTGCTGATCCGCCCGGCCTCGCTGCTGCTCTCGCTGATCGGCACGCGGTTCGATAGGCGGGAGAAGCTGGTCGCTGCCTGGTTCGGACCGAAGGGCTTCGCGTCGGTGGTGTACGGGCTGCTGGTGCTGCAAGCCGGGATCCCGCAGGGCGAGGAGGCGTTCACGCTGATCGCCGTGTGCATCGCCTTCTCGATCATCGCGCACAGCTCCACCGACGTGCCGATCGCCCGCATGTTCGACGTCGAGGATCTCGTCGGTGTGCCCGACGGCGACGAAGCACCCCGTCCTGCCGAGGAGGCCGGCCGTGTCGGCGCATGA
- a CDS encoding ArsB/NhaD family transporter, with protein sequence MNGWQSWAAIVVFVGTYGLIISEKIHRVGAALGGAALMLAIGATDDKSAFFSEHSGVDWNVIFLLMGMMMIVGVLKKTGLFEYLAIWAVKRAQARPFRVMVMLIVITAVASALLDNVTTVLLIAPVTLLVCERLALPAAPFLIAEVFASNIGGIATLVGDPPNIIIASRAGLTFNDFLVHLAPLAALLVVVLIALCRFLFRKSFVYDEARAEEVMALQEGEAIKAPRLLVQGLVVLALVVVGFVLHPVLHYEPSVVALLGAGLLIAVSSVETGEVLGEVEWPTLAFFAGLFIMIGGLIETGVIGEISKALADAIGDNELGGSMLLLGASAVLSGIVDNIPYVATMAPITSDLVQSMGGSGDHVMWWALAIGADLGGNATAIGASANVVVLGIAERNRQPISFWQFTKYGLVVTAVTVALSAGYVWLRYFALA encoded by the coding sequence GTGAACGGCTGGCAGAGCTGGGCGGCAATCGTCGTCTTCGTCGGGACGTACGGTCTAATCATCAGCGAGAAGATCCACCGCGTGGGCGCGGCCCTCGGCGGTGCCGCGCTGATGCTCGCGATCGGCGCGACCGACGACAAGTCGGCCTTCTTCTCCGAACACAGCGGTGTCGACTGGAACGTCATCTTCCTGCTCATGGGCATGATGATGATCGTCGGCGTGCTGAAGAAGACCGGACTGTTCGAGTACCTGGCCATCTGGGCGGTGAAGCGGGCACAGGCCAGACCGTTCCGCGTGATGGTCATGCTCATCGTGATCACGGCGGTGGCCTCGGCGCTGCTCGACAACGTCACCACGGTCCTGCTCATCGCCCCGGTCACTTTGCTGGTGTGCGAGCGCCTGGCCCTGCCCGCCGCCCCATTCCTGATCGCCGAGGTGTTCGCATCGAACATCGGCGGCATCGCGACCCTCGTCGGTGACCCGCCCAACATCATCATCGCCAGCCGGGCCGGCCTGACCTTCAACGACTTCCTGGTCCACCTCGCCCCGCTGGCCGCGCTCCTGGTCGTCGTCCTGATCGCCTTGTGCCGCTTCCTGTTCCGCAAGTCCTTCGTCTACGACGAGGCGCGCGCCGAGGAGGTCATGGCACTGCAGGAGGGCGAGGCCATCAAGGCCCCTCGGCTGCTCGTCCAGGGGCTCGTGGTGCTCGCTCTGGTCGTCGTCGGCTTCGTGCTCCACCCGGTGCTGCACTACGAGCCCAGCGTCGTCGCCCTGCTGGGCGCGGGCCTGCTCATCGCAGTGTCCTCGGTGGAGACCGGGGAGGTGCTGGGCGAGGTCGAATGGCCCACCCTCGCCTTCTTCGCCGGGCTGTTCATCATGATCGGCGGTCTGATCGAGACCGGCGTCATCGGCGAGATCTCCAAGGCCCTCGCCGACGCCATCGGAGACAACGAACTCGGCGGCTCGATGCTGCTGCTCGGCGCGTCGGCCGTGCTGTCCGGCATTGTGGACAACATCCCCTACGTCGCCACGATGGCCCCCATCACCAGCGACCTGGTGCAGTCGATGGGCGGTTCGGGCGACCACGTCATGTGGTGGGCCCTGGCCATCGGCGCGGACCTCGGCGGCAACGCCACCGCGATCGGCGCGAGCGCCAACGTGGTCGTACTCGGCATCGCCGAACGCAACCGACAGCCCATCTCCTTCTGGCAGTTCACCAAGTACGGCCTGGTCGTCACCGCCGTCACCGTGGCGCTGTCGGCCGGGTATGTGTGGCTGCGCTACTTCGCACTCGCCTGA
- a CDS encoding GlsB/YeaQ/YmgE family stress response membrane protein, whose amino-acid sequence MGIIAWIIIGLLAGAIAKALMPGKDPGGIIITMLIGIVGGLLGGWLGKVIFGVDSIDGFFDLSTWIAAIAGSVILLALYRLITGNRHSHRHA is encoded by the coding sequence ATGGGCATCATCGCGTGGATCATCATCGGCCTGCTCGCCGGCGCCATCGCCAAGGCGCTGATGCCGGGCAAGGACCCCGGCGGCATCATCATCACCATGCTCATCGGCATCGTCGGCGGTCTGCTCGGCGGCTGGCTCGGCAAGGTCATCTTCGGCGTCGACTCCATCGACGGCTTCTTCGACCTCTCCACCTGGATCGCGGCGATCGCCGGCTCCGTCATCCTGCTCGCCCTCTACCGCCTCATTACCGGCAACCGGCATTCGCACCGCCACGCGTGA
- a CDS encoding DM13 domain-containing protein, whose translation MGRVRKVLARPLAIAVLVVAVGGTGFGLYWFQPWKLWQDETVEEALPGVVATSAPPAVAPSYEPSEQPSATGPQTLASGELISHEHATSGTVKLIRLADGSHVVRLENLDTSNGPDLRVLLTDAPVKEGKAGWHVFDEGRYVSLGKLKGNKGSQNYPLPRDVDPSSYNSVSIWCDRFDVSFGAAELARV comes from the coding sequence GTGGGGCGCGTGCGGAAGGTACTGGCCAGGCCGTTGGCCATCGCGGTGCTGGTGGTGGCGGTCGGGGGGACCGGCTTCGGACTGTACTGGTTCCAGCCGTGGAAGCTGTGGCAGGACGAGACCGTCGAGGAGGCCCTGCCCGGGGTGGTGGCGACTTCCGCGCCTCCTGCTGTGGCGCCCTCGTATGAGCCCTCCGAGCAGCCCTCGGCCACCGGTCCGCAGACGCTGGCGAGTGGTGAGCTGATCAGCCACGAGCATGCGACATCGGGCACGGTGAAGCTCATACGGCTGGCCGACGGCTCCCACGTCGTCCGGCTGGAGAACCTCGACACCAGCAACGGACCGGACCTGCGTGTCTTACTGACCGACGCACCGGTGAAGGAGGGGAAGGCCGGTTGGCACGTCTTCGACGAGGGAAGGTACGTCAGCCTGGGCAAGCTCAAAGGCAACAAGGGAAGCCAGAACTACCCCCTGCCCAGGGACGTGGATCCGTCGAGCTACAACAGCGTGAGCATTTGGTGCGACCGTTTCGATGTCTCGTTCGGCGCCGCGGAACTCGCCCGCGTCTGA
- a CDS encoding cation:proton antiporter regulatory subunit yields the protein MGAPRLSNTPLPGIGVRYDLTTREKRRLSVVAHRDGHRTISAYRKDDPDACALSARLTAEEAATLIDALMPAHHTPNLLSTTDLGLVAERIELSATSHWNGRLLGETRMRTETGVSIVAVLRRAEAIPSPTPGFRLAGGDTLILIGTREGVEAAAAILGRE from the coding sequence ATGGGCGCGCCACGCCTGAGCAATACGCCGTTGCCGGGAATCGGGGTCCGCTACGACCTGACGACGCGGGAGAAGCGCCGCCTGTCCGTGGTCGCGCACCGCGACGGGCACCGCACGATCAGCGCGTACCGCAAGGACGACCCGGACGCATGCGCCCTCTCCGCACGGCTGACCGCGGAGGAGGCTGCCACCCTCATCGACGCGCTGATGCCCGCCCACCACACCCCGAACCTGTTGTCGACCACGGACCTGGGGCTGGTGGCGGAGCGCATCGAGCTGTCGGCCACATCGCACTGGAACGGGCGCCTGTTGGGCGAGACCCGGATGCGTACGGAGACCGGCGTCTCCATCGTGGCCGTGCTGCGCCGGGCGGAGGCGATCCCCTCCCCCACACCCGGCTTCCGGCTCGCCGGCGGTGACACCCTCATCCTCATCGGCACCCGCGAGGGCGTGGAGGCGGCCGCCGCGATCCTCGGGCGGGAGTGA
- a CDS encoding flotillin family protein, translating to MDAITVGVGVLIAACLLVVTAVLFVVSRLFRKVEQGKALIVSKVRKVDVTFTGQVVLPVLHKAEVMDISVKTIEITRAGKEGLICRDNIRADIRISFFVKVNKTVEDVIKVAQAVGTVRASDQRTLQELFHAKFSEALKTVGKQMDFTDLYTKREELRYQIIELIGVDLNGYHLEDAAIDYLEQTPLTQLDPANVLDAQGIRKITELTAVEHVRTNEAQRTEEKEITRQNVDAREAILELERRQADAEIKQRREIDTVRAREEAETARVMEEERLRAQSAFLRTEEQLGIQRENQAREVAVAQKNRERVIAIENERIEKDRLLEVIARERETQLTQIAASKEVEGEKREIAEVIRERVAVDRTVAEQEEAIKKLRAVEEAERGRQTVIIAAEAEAQEKLVKDIKAAEAAEQAAVHRAAEELTLAEARLKSANLDAQARLRVAEGVQAETAAEGLAAVQVRDKEAEVIEKAGRAEAEAAQARMRAEAEGVRAKALAEAEGIGEKLKAEAAGLTEKAAAMAALDEASRGHEEYRLRLQAEKEVRLAGLDMQKHVAEAQATVLATGLENADINIVGGESVFFDRLVSSIALGKSVDGFVQHSETAQALAGPWLDGSSNFTDDLTRVLASVSTADVQNLTVSALLMKLMKTGGADSGALEQLLSRAGELGVADTSLAALNGSARV from the coding sequence ATGGATGCCATCACCGTGGGCGTCGGCGTGCTCATCGCCGCCTGCCTGCTCGTCGTCACCGCCGTGCTGTTCGTCGTCTCCCGGCTGTTCCGCAAGGTGGAGCAGGGCAAGGCGCTGATCGTCTCCAAAGTGCGCAAGGTCGATGTGACCTTCACCGGTCAGGTGGTCCTGCCGGTGCTGCACAAGGCCGAGGTGATGGACATCTCGGTGAAGACGATCGAGATCACCCGGGCCGGCAAGGAGGGGCTGATCTGCCGGGACAACATCCGCGCGGACATCCGGATCTCGTTCTTCGTGAAGGTGAACAAGACCGTCGAGGACGTCATCAAGGTCGCCCAGGCCGTCGGCACCGTGCGGGCGAGCGATCAGAGGACGTTGCAGGAGCTGTTCCACGCGAAGTTCTCCGAGGCGCTGAAGACCGTCGGCAAGCAGATGGACTTCACCGACCTCTACACCAAGCGTGAGGAACTGCGATACCAGATCATCGAGTTGATTGGCGTCGACCTCAACGGCTACCACCTGGAGGACGCGGCGATCGACTACCTGGAGCAGACACCGCTCACTCAGCTGGACCCGGCCAACGTCCTGGACGCTCAGGGCATCCGGAAGATCACCGAGCTGACGGCCGTGGAGCATGTGCGCACCAATGAGGCGCAGCGCACGGAGGAGAAGGAGATCACCCGGCAGAACGTCGACGCTCGCGAGGCCATTTTGGAGCTGGAGCGCCGGCAGGCCGACGCCGAGATCAAGCAGCGGCGGGAGATCGACACCGTGCGGGCCAGGGAAGAGGCCGAGACGGCGCGGGTGATGGAGGAAGAGCGCCTGCGGGCGCAGTCCGCTTTCCTCAGGACCGAGGAGCAGCTCGGCATCCAGCGGGAGAACCAGGCCCGCGAGGTCGCCGTCGCGCAGAAGAACCGCGAGCGGGTCATCGCGATCGAGAACGAGCGCATCGAGAAGGACCGCCTCCTCGAGGTCATCGCGAGGGAGCGGGAGACCCAGCTGACGCAGATCGCCGCCTCGAAGGAGGTCGAGGGCGAGAAGCGGGAGATCGCCGAGGTCATCCGGGAAAGGGTCGCGGTCGACCGTACGGTCGCCGAGCAGGAGGAGGCCATCAAGAAGCTGCGGGCCGTGGAGGAGGCCGAGCGTGGCCGGCAGACCGTGATCATCGCCGCCGAGGCGGAGGCGCAGGAGAAGCTGGTCAAGGACATCAAGGCTGCCGAAGCCGCCGAGCAGGCCGCTGTCCACCGCGCCGCCGAGGAGCTCACTTTGGCCGAGGCGCGGCTGAAGAGTGCCAACCTCGACGCGCAGGCCAGGCTGCGCGTCGCCGAAGGCGTCCAGGCCGAGACGGCTGCCGAGGGCCTCGCGGCCGTCCAGGTCCGTGACAAGGAGGCCGAGGTCATCGAGAAGGCCGGCCGCGCGGAGGCCGAGGCGGCCCAGGCGCGGATGCGGGCCGAGGCGGAGGGCGTCCGGGCGAAGGCTCTCGCCGAGGCCGAGGGCATCGGCGAGAAGCTGAAGGCGGAGGCGGCCGGCCTGACGGAGAAGGCGGCGGCGATGGCCGCGCTCGACGAGGCGTCTCGCGGGCACGAGGAGTACCGGCTGCGGCTCCAGGCGGAGAAGGAGGTCCGGCTCGCCGGACTGGACATGCAGAAGCACGTCGCCGAGGCGCAGGCCACCGTCCTCGCCACCGGCCTGGAGAACGCCGACATCAACATCGTCGGTGGGGAGTCGGTCTTCTTCGACCGGCTGGTCTCCTCGATCGCGCTCGGCAAGAGCGTCGACGGGTTCGTCCAGCACTCCGAGACGGCTCAGGCTCTCGCGGGGCCCTGGCTGGACGGTTCGTCGAACTTCACCGACGACCTCACCCGCGTCCTCGCCTCGGTCTCCACGGCGGACGTGCAGAACCTGACCGTCTCCGCGCTGCTGATGAAGCTGATGAAGACGGGGGGAGCCGACTCCGGCGCTCTGGAGCAGCTGCTCAGCAGGGCCGGCGAACTGGGTGTCGCCGACACCTCGCTTGCGGCCCTGAACGGCAGCGCCAGGGTCTGA
- a CDS encoding cation:proton antiporter → MHSSAVFLIEFGCIILGLGLLGRFAGRFQFSPIPLYLLAGLAFGNGGLLPLGTSEDFVAIGAEIGVILLLLMLGLEYTASDLVSNLKTHYPAGLADAALNAVPGAVMALLLGWGPVAAVVLAGVTWVSSSGVIAKVLGDLGRLGNRETPTILSILVLEDLSMAVYLPIVTALLAGAGLAAGSVTLAVALGVAGLVLVLALRYGRHISRFVSSDDPEKLLLVVLGLTLVIAGLAQKLNVSAAVGAFLVGIALSGEVAEGAHSLLAPLRDLFAAVFFVFFGLHTDPASIPPVLLPALALAAVTALTKIGTGYWAAKQAGIASKGRWRAGGTLVARGEFSIVIAGLAVTAGIEPSLGPLATAYVLILVILGPLTARYTEPLATRLLGQRRVGPAPPFQKSPPAPPDAYETIDDQDAVGHA, encoded by the coding sequence ATGCACTCCTCCGCCGTCTTCCTGATCGAGTTCGGCTGCATCATTCTGGGCCTGGGGCTGCTCGGCCGGTTCGCCGGACGCTTCCAGTTCTCCCCGATACCGCTGTATCTGCTGGCCGGACTCGCCTTCGGCAACGGCGGGCTGCTGCCGCTGGGCACCAGCGAGGACTTCGTCGCCATCGGCGCGGAGATCGGCGTCATCCTGCTGCTGCTGATGCTGGGCCTGGAGTACACCGCCAGCGATCTGGTCTCCAACCTCAAGACCCACTACCCCGCCGGGCTCGCCGACGCTGCCCTCAACGCTGTTCCCGGCGCGGTGATGGCGCTGCTGCTGGGCTGGGGTCCGGTCGCCGCGGTCGTGCTGGCCGGGGTCACCTGGGTGTCCTCCTCCGGCGTCATCGCCAAGGTCCTCGGTGACCTCGGGCGTCTGGGCAACCGGGAGACCCCCACCATCCTGAGCATCCTGGTCCTGGAAGACCTGTCCATGGCGGTCTACCTGCCCATCGTCACCGCCCTGCTGGCCGGGGCCGGCCTGGCCGCGGGCAGCGTCACGCTGGCCGTCGCGCTCGGCGTGGCCGGACTCGTCCTGGTCCTCGCGCTCCGCTACGGCCGCCACATCTCCCGCTTCGTCTCCAGCGACGACCCCGAGAAGCTGCTGCTGGTGGTCCTCGGCCTGACCCTGGTGATCGCCGGGCTCGCCCAGAAGCTGAACGTGTCCGCCGCCGTGGGTGCCTTCCTCGTCGGCATCGCCCTGTCCGGCGAGGTCGCCGAGGGCGCCCACAGTCTGCTGGCCCCGCTGCGGGACCTGTTCGCGGCGGTGTTCTTCGTCTTCTTCGGCCTGCACACCGACCCCGCCAGCATCCCGCCGGTTCTGCTGCCCGCTCTCGCCCTGGCCGCCGTCACCGCGCTGACCAAGATCGGCACCGGCTACTGGGCCGCCAAGCAGGCCGGCATCGCGTCCAAGGGGCGCTGGCGGGCCGGCGGGACCCTGGTAGCCCGCGGAGAGTTCTCCATCGTGATCGCCGGGCTCGCCGTCACGGCCGGCATCGAACCCTCCCTCGGCCCGCTGGCCACCGCCTACGTCCTGATCCTCGTCATCCTCGGCCCCCTCACCGCCCGCTACACCGAGCCTCTGGCCACCCGCTTGCTCGGACAGCGCCGCGTGGGGCCGGCCCCGCCGTTCCAGAAGAGCCCGCCTGCGCCGCCTGACGCCTACGAGACCATCGACGACCAGGACGCCGTCGGCCACGCCTGA